The window TCTATATGATTACATCCTGCTCCCATTGAAGACATTATAGTTGTATCTGAAATAGGTGAACAATGATCTCCGAAAGTCGCTCCAGTTAAAACAGCTCCAGCACTCATTATAATATATGAAGATTCTGGTGATATAGCATGTGCAAGAGGTATAGTAAGAGGCATAAGTATACCCATTGTTCCATAAGATGTACCTGTTGCAAAAGATATTATAGCTGCAAGTGCAAATATTATAGATGGAAGTAAGAACTTCGGTATAGCACCAGATAATACAGATACTAAAAACTTAGCAGTTCCAAGCTCTTTTATAACACCACTTAAAGACCATGCAAGTAATAATATAACACCTGTTATAACTAATGCGTTCATTCCGTTTACCCAAGTTTCAATAGCTTCTGAAACCTTAAATATTTTTTGACTAGTCCCCATTACAATCGCTACTATACTTGCAAACAATGCTCCTTGGAATAATACTATACTAGCATCAGCTACTCCAAAAGTCTCCCTAACTGCTGTAAATGACATAGGAGAATTCTTTAATAATTCTATCAAAGCAGCATCTTCTCCACCCATTATAGTATTGTATCCATTGTAGTAAAAGCCAAGTAAAGATGCAAATATTAAAACACCTATAGGAATTATAGCATTCCATACACTAAGCTTGATTCCCTCTTTAGGTTGATTTTCCTTACTCTCTTGTAAAAACTTAGAATCCATTTCATCCGATAAAACTTTTCCATTATTTCTAGCTCTTCTCTCACACTTAAGCATTGGTCCAAACTCTCTTAAAAATACAGCCGTACAAACTATAAATATAAGAATTAATATATTGTAAAATCTATAAGGAATAGTAGATATAAATACAGAATAAGCATTTACCTGTTGACCTATACTTGCATAAGCATCCTTTATTAAACTTATCTCATAACCAATCCAAGTAGATATAATTGCAATACCAGCTATTGGAGCTGCAGTCGCATCTATTATAAATGATAATTTTTCTCTTGATATTTTCATTCTATCTGTTACAGGTCTCATTATAGGTCCTACTATAAGTGCATTTGCATAATCATCAAAGAATACTATTAATCCTAAAATCCAAGTAAATATCTGAGCACTTTTAGGAGATTTCGCTCTTTTAGCAAGACTTTCAGCTATTGCCTTAGCTCCACCCATTTTAGTTATAAGTGCAATAAGACCTCCTATAGTTAAACACTGTAGAATAATACCTGCATTCCACGGATCTGCTAAAGACGATAACACATTGTCTATTATAGATAAAAATCCATTAAATAAAGCCATTATAAAATTCGAACCATTAAGACTAATTAAAAACGTTCCTGAAAACACACCTAAAAATAAAGACAATACAACATTCTTAGTTATAAACGCCAAAACTATAGCAACTAAAGGTGGCAATAAAGTTAATAGTCCAAACTTATCGGCATTAACTTGAGCTGGGTCCAACTCTTCTGCAAAACCTAAATTCATACATAAAGCAAATAACATAAAAGTTAAAATTAAAATAAATCCTCTTTTTCTCATTCTTACTCCTCCTCAAATTTATTAATACAAGCGAAATTTTTTAGGAGAAGAGTCCATCAAAACAAAAAAACCTTGAGTCTTCACTCAAGGTTTAAATAAGCATGTTTAAATTAATACCTTACAAATAGGATTAATTGCCTACTTCCATTTGAATGATAGCTCCCCACAAATAAGTATTTGTGACAGTGTTGCATATATTATACGCAACCCCAACCCTACAACCTTAAAGCATCAGTTGTAAAGCTTCGGCATTATTTCCTTTCCTACTCCTTCATAGTGCTTAACTCCAAAGTAGTACTATTAAACAATGCAACCTCTATCTTTTTTTCGTTCACTTGTTATTTCATAATAATACAATAGACTTTTAATTTAGTCAATAATAAAATTTTATTTTCCCATAATTTGTATGAATTTTTTTAATGATTCTAAAGCTTTTTCTCTAGGTCTTACCTCTAATATATATACCTTATCTTTACATCCTATATCCTCTACATACTTTGAAAAATCAATTTTTCCATTTCCTACAACTTGGTGATCACTTATATCATTTACATCATGAACATGAACCGTTTTAATTTTATCTATATTTTTTTTAAAAAATTTTATTTCATCGTATAATTCAAAATAAGAATGACCTATATCCCATGTTAAAAATATATTTTTTTTGTTCATAATATTATTTAAAACATCTTGATATAATTTTTGAGTAAACCTTCCAGAATTTTCGACGCAAAGTTTAATCTTATTCTCACAACAATCACTCAAATCTAACAAACAATTTTCCAAAATATTTTTATATTCTTCATGATAAATATCATCTAAATAATACTTTTTATCTGTCAAAGTAAAATAAGGTGTCGGACCTATGTGTATAGTCATTCTACTCGCATCTATATTTTTTCCAAACTCTATTATCTCTTTCAATCTATCAATACCTGCATTTCTAACCTTTTCATGAAGATTTAAAAGAAATATATCCTCAGGTGCATGCATAGTAATCTCTATATCATTTTCTCTCTTGTATTTTTTTATATTTTCTATATCTTTTTCATCATAATTCTCGGGAAAAAAACACTTCATATTCATATTTATCTCAACTGCATTAAATCCATTAATTTTAGCAAATTCCATACTATCAAGTATGCTTTTTTCTCCAACAGATGCCGCATATCCTATTCTCATAAAATACCTCCCTATAATTTTATCCCTTTAGACCATAATACATTTTCAACTGTTGATATATCTTCAATAGACTCTTTTGATACGCCTTCATCTATATTCAGTATCATCAAAGCTTTCTCTCCTTTTATATTTCTACCAACCTGCATAGTTGCAACATTTATATTATTTCTTCCAAGAACCATTCCTATATCACCTATTACCCCTGGAACATCCCAGTTTTGTATAAACAGCATATGTTTACTAGGATTTACATCAACTTCATATCCATTTATTTCAACAAGCTTCCCTTCTTTTTTTGCAGATAAACTTCCAAGCAAAGTAAATTCTCCTATTTTATTTTTTATTTTTACAGACATTGAATCTACATAGTTTTTATAGTTATCTTTTTTCTTTCCTTCATTTACAATTATATCTCTATTTTTAGCACATACATGCGCATTTATATAATTTACATTTTCTTTCATTACAGGTTCTAAAAGACCTTTTATAAACGCTATCGTCACCATTTTAATATCCTGAGAAGCTATATTTCCATGATATTGAATATCTACAAGTTCAATTGGTTCATTGTGGATTTGATAGTATATCTTCCCTAGTTTTTCTGCAAGTTCTATATAAGGCTTAATCAACTTAAGTTCTTCTCTATGAATAGTTGGAAGATTGACTGCATTAGAAACAATATCTCCATTTAAACCATTTATAATCTGATTAGCTATTGTTTTTCCTACATTTTCTTGTGCCTCTATAGTTCCAGCACCGATATGTGGAGTAACTATAATATTTGGATGATCAAATAGCTTACTATTTATACAAGGCTCTACCTTATGAACATCAAGAGCTGCACTTGCAATTTTCCCCTCATTTATTCCTTTTAATAATGCATCCTCATTTATGATACCACCTCTAGCTGCATTTACTAATCTAACCCCATCTTTCATACACTTTATTTCATTTTTATCTATAATATTTATAGTTTCTTCTGTTTTAGGAGTATGAACAGTAATAAAATCTGATTCTTCTACTAACTCCTTTAATCTCTCTTTTTTAGTAGCTTTAAATTTTTCAAATCTTTCATCAGTTATATACGGATCATAAGCTATTATATTCATACCAAAGGCCTTCATTCTAGTTGCAACTAAAGATCCTATCTTTCCAAGACCTATTATTCCAAGAGTTTTTCCATAAACCTCTACCCCTTTAAAAGAATTTCTTCCCCAATTTCCTAATTTAGTATCACCATTGGCTTGAGGTATATTTCTTGATTGAGCAAGTAAAAGTCCTATAGTAAGTTCACAAGCAGACATTGTATTACTTTGAGGAGTATTTGCTACAATTATACCTCTTTTTGTAGCTGCTTCTACATCTATATTATCTATTCCATTTCCAGCTCTTCCTACTATTTTAAGATTCTTAGCTTTATCAAATAATTCCTCATCTACATTGGTATTACTTCTAACTATAATAGCATTATAATCATGTATTATGTTTAATAATTCCTCTCTAGAAATACCAACTTTTATATCTACATCCAATGTCTTTTTTAATATTTTTATTCCTTCTTGATCTATCATTTCTGTAATTATAACTTTATTTTTCATTACAATTCCCTCCAATTTTGTATTCAGTATTCAATATACATTTTTTTAAACTAAATTTTTTTTACAGCTTGTTTTAATGCTCCCAAAGTTCTATTTATCATTTCTTCATCAACGCATCCTAGATGACCTATTCTTATGATTTCATTTTTCAATTTTCCTTGACCCGCTGCTATTACTATATTAAATTCTTCCTCCATTATTCTTTTTATATCAACGGCTTTATTTTCCATCTTTATAGAGGTCACAGTATTAGATTGATACTTTTCATCTACAAAAAATTCTAATCCCATATCTTTTATACCTTCTCTAAACATGCAAGCCAACCTTTCATGTCTCTTGCAAACATTATCAATACCTTCTTCTTGTATCATCTTTAGAGCCTCATTCGTTCCAGTTATAAGTGATACAGCAGGAGTATATGGAGTTTGTGGTAATTCGTTATCCATACGATCTTTAGCCTTTTTAAAATCAAAATAATACTTAGGTATATCAGATCTTTTATTGAACTCCCAACCTTTTTCACTAACTGCTATAAAACTTAATCCAGGTGGAGACATCAAAGCTTTTTGAGATCCACTTACTAATACATCTATATTCCAATCATCCATTCTTACTTCGATTGCTCCTAAAGAACTGACCGCATCTACTATGTAAAGCTGTTTTTTATTTTTCATAAAGTTTCCTATCTTTTGTATATCATTATTAGCTCCTGTAGATGTTTCATTATGCGTAATTATAAGTGCTTTATGCTCATCAGTTAATCTAGATTCTATCTCCTTAAGTTCAACACCTTTTCCCCAAGGCACGTCTAACTTATCAACTTCTATATCATACATCCTTGCTATCTCTGCAAATCTATCTCCAAATACTCCAATCGACACTACCAATACCTTGTCTTTCCTAGAAAACATATTTACAATACTAGCTTCCAACCCACCTGTTCCTGATGATGGAAATGTCAATACCGTATTATCTGTCTTAAATACATATTTAAGTCTTTCATTAAATTCTTTAAATATATTTCCAAACTCATCAGTTCTATGATGAATCATATTTTCAGCCATTTTATTTAAAACTCTTGTAGGAACGTTTGTAGGTCCTGGTGTCATTAAAATT is drawn from Tepidibacter hydrothermalis and contains these coding sequences:
- a CDS encoding Na+/H+ antiporter NhaC family protein — translated: MRKRGFILILTFMLFALCMNLGFAEELDPAQVNADKFGLLTLLPPLVAIVLAFITKNVVLSLFLGVFSGTFLISLNGSNFIMALFNGFLSIIDNVLSSLADPWNAGIILQCLTIGGLIALITKMGGAKAIAESLAKRAKSPKSAQIFTWILGLIVFFDDYANALIVGPIMRPVTDRMKISREKLSFIIDATAAPIAGIAIISTWIGYEISLIKDAYASIGQQVNAYSVFISTIPYRFYNILILIFIVCTAVFLREFGPMLKCERRARNNGKVLSDEMDSKFLQESKENQPKEGIKLSVWNAIIPIGVLIFASLLGFYYNGYNTIMGGEDAALIELLKNSPMSFTAVRETFGVADASIVLFQGALFASIVAIVMGTSQKIFKVSEAIETWVNGMNALVITGVILLLAWSLSGVIKELGTAKFLVSVLSGAIPKFLLPSIIFALAAIISFATGTSYGTMGILMPLTIPLAHAISPESSYIIMSAGAVLTGATFGDHCSPISDTTIMSSMGAGCNHIDHVNTQIVYALTVGSISILFGYLPAGLGVPVYVTLPIAILAIIGTVYFVGKPVEDAEAVSLKDVADL
- a CDS encoding sugar phosphate isomerase/epimerase family protein, with the protein product MRIGYAASVGEKSILDSMEFAKINGFNAVEINMNMKCFFPENYDEKDIENIKKYKRENDIEITMHAPEDIFLLNLHEKVRNAGIDRLKEIIEFGKNIDASRMTIHIGPTPYFTLTDKKYYLDDIYHEEYKNILENCLLDLSDCCENKIKLCVENSGRFTQKLYQDVLNNIMNKKNIFLTWDIGHSYFELYDEIKFFKKNIDKIKTVHVHDVNDISDHQVVGNGKIDFSKYVEDIGCKDKVYILEVRPREKALESLKKFIQIMGK
- the serA gene encoding phosphoglycerate dehydrogenase, whose product is MKNKVIITEMIDQEGIKILKKTLDVDIKVGISREELLNIIHDYNAIIVRSNTNVDEELFDKAKNLKIVGRAGNGIDNIDVEAATKRGIIVANTPQSNTMSACELTIGLLLAQSRNIPQANGDTKLGNWGRNSFKGVEVYGKTLGIIGLGKIGSLVATRMKAFGMNIIAYDPYITDERFEKFKATKKERLKELVEESDFITVHTPKTEETINIIDKNEIKCMKDGVRLVNAARGGIINEDALLKGINEGKIASAALDVHKVEPCINSKLFDHPNIIVTPHIGAGTIEAQENVGKTIANQIINGLNGDIVSNAVNLPTIHREELKLIKPYIELAEKLGKIYYQIHNEPIELVDIQYHGNIASQDIKMVTIAFIKGLLEPVMKENVNYINAHVCAKNRDIIVNEGKKKDNYKNYVDSMSVKIKNKIGEFTLLGSLSAKKEGKLVEINGYEVDVNPSKHMLFIQNWDVPGVIGDIGMVLGRNNINVATMQVGRNIKGEKALMILNIDEGVSKESIEDISTVENVLWSKGIKL
- a CDS encoding pyridoxal-phosphate-dependent aminotransferase family protein; this translates as MNIDKILMTPGPTNVPTRVLNKMAENMIHHRTDEFGNIFKEFNERLKYVFKTDNTVLTFPSSGTGGLEASIVNMFSRKDKVLVVSIGVFGDRFAEIARMYDIEVDKLDVPWGKGVELKEIESRLTDEHKALIITHNETSTGANNDIQKIGNFMKNKKQLYIVDAVSSLGAIEVRMDDWNIDVLVSGSQKALMSPPGLSFIAVSEKGWEFNKRSDIPKYYFDFKKAKDRMDNELPQTPYTPAVSLITGTNEALKMIQEEGIDNVCKRHERLACMFREGIKDMGLEFFVDEKYQSNTVTSIKMENKAVDIKRIMEEEFNIVIAAGQGKLKNEIIRIGHLGCVDEEMINRTLGALKQAVKKI